A stretch of the Synechocystis sp. PCC 7338 genome encodes the following:
- a CDS encoding ParA family protein, whose protein sequence is MAKIISTVNMKGGVGKTTLTVNLATCLAKYFQKRVLVLDLDSQISATLSLMAPHEFAGIRKKGKTLSYLLGNAIQPNPYSKLDIFDIICPEICGIEGLELLPGDIELYDEYLVSEKLHQAAIATENPNFETVWNKFEGTLIKEMLAPVLEEYDFVILDCAPGYNLLTRSGIAASDFYLLPARPEPLSVVGMQLLERRIEKLKESHKASDDPLNINLIGVVFILSGGGLMSRYYNQVMRRVQTDFTPGQLFQQSIPMDVNVAKAVDSFMPVVTSMPNTAGSKAFIKLTQEFLQKVEAFG, encoded by the coding sequence ATGGCCAAAATCATCAGCACCGTCAATATGAAGGGAGGAGTCGGCAAGACTACTTTGACCGTTAACTTAGCCACCTGTCTGGCCAAATATTTTCAAAAACGGGTTTTGGTGCTGGACTTGGATTCTCAAATTAGTGCCACCCTCAGTTTGATGGCGCCCCATGAGTTCGCCGGTATTCGCAAAAAAGGTAAAACCCTCAGTTATTTGTTGGGCAATGCCATCCAGCCCAATCCTTACAGTAAGTTGGACATTTTTGACATTATCTGCCCGGAAATCTGCGGCATTGAGGGTTTGGAATTGCTACCGGGAGACATTGAACTTTACGATGAATATCTGGTGTCAGAAAAGCTCCACCAAGCGGCGATCGCCACGGAAAATCCGAACTTTGAGACGGTGTGGAATAAGTTTGAGGGGACGTTGATCAAGGAAATGTTGGCGCCGGTGCTAGAAGAATACGATTTTGTCATCCTCGACTGTGCCCCTGGCTATAATCTGCTGACCCGCAGTGGCATTGCGGCCAGTGACTTTTATCTGTTGCCGGCCCGCCCGGAACCTTTATCGGTGGTGGGGATGCAGTTACTAGAAAGAAGAATTGAAAAACTGAAAGAAAGCCATAAAGCGTCCGATGATCCCCTGAACATCAACCTAATTGGAGTGGTATTCATCCTGTCCGGTGGCGGCTTGATGAGTCGTTACTATAACCAAGTAATGCGACGGGTGCAAACGGATTTTACCCCAGGACAACTTTTTCAGCAGTCTATCCCCATGGATGTCAATGTGGCCAAGGCCGTGGATAGTTTTATGCCGGTGGTTACGTCTATGCCCAATACGGCGGGCTCTAAAGCTTTTATTAAATTAACCCAGGAATTTTTGCAGAAAGTGGAAGCTTTTGGCTAA
- a CDS encoding RluA family pseudouridine synthase produces the protein MGNKLNQGWLYTDRINAKVVGQTVLDFYSQRYGHSDRQVWQERIELGQIEVDGKTVNPSYPLQAGQTLTYWRSPWAEPDVPLTLPVLYQDEDLWAIDKPVGLPVLPGGDFVYHTVLEQLKIQFPQESLFPLHRLGTGTSGLLLLGRSALGRRELSRQFRENLCRKIYRTLIGPCPLPEQFDCHQAIGKIPYPQLGYIYAATAYGKSAHSYGRILARSPEKTWLEVAITTGRPHQIRIHLASLGYPLLGDRLYGPGGFPINPQAKARPSDGGYTLHSYQLGFLHPRTQESIILTAPLPPNLWIKGDS, from the coding sequence TTGGGAAATAAGCTTAATCAAGGTTGGCTTTACACTGACCGGATCAACGCCAAAGTGGTGGGTCAAACAGTGTTGGATTTCTACAGTCAACGCTATGGCCATTCCGATCGCCAGGTTTGGCAAGAACGCATTGAACTGGGGCAAATTGAAGTAGATGGTAAAACCGTTAATCCCTCCTATCCTTTGCAAGCGGGGCAGACTCTCACTTATTGGCGATCGCCCTGGGCTGAGCCGGATGTGCCCCTAACTTTGCCAGTGTTGTACCAAGATGAAGACCTCTGGGCCATTGATAAGCCAGTGGGATTACCGGTTCTGCCGGGGGGAGATTTTGTTTACCACACAGTTCTGGAACAACTAAAAATTCAGTTTCCCCAGGAGTCCTTGTTTCCCCTGCATCGCCTGGGTACCGGCACTTCGGGGCTTTTGTTGCTTGGTCGTTCTGCCCTGGGCCGGCGGGAACTCAGTCGTCAATTTCGGGAAAATCTTTGCCGCAAAATTTACCGCACCCTCATTGGTCCCTGCCCCCTACCGGAACAATTTGATTGTCATCAGGCGATTGGTAAAATTCCCTACCCTCAACTGGGATACATCTACGCCGCCACTGCCTACGGAAAATCAGCCCACAGTTACGGCCGCATTTTAGCCCGCTCCCCCGAAAAAACCTGGTTGGAAGTGGCCATTACCACAGGCCGACCCCACCAAATTCGCATTCATCTGGCCAGCTTGGGCTACCCTTTGCTTGGCGATCGCCTCTACGGCCCCGGTGGTTTTCCCATCAATCCCCAAGCCAAAGCCCGACCAAGTGACGGCGGCTACACCCTCCACAGCTACCAACTGGGTTTTCTCCATCCCCGTACCCAAGAGAGCATAATCTTGACTGCTCCTTTGCCCCCTAATTTATGGATCAAAGGTGATAGTTGA
- a CDS encoding mechanosensitive ion channel, producing MFRSGIFLELPILSKTAPLLSQIAGDTANIVGVAGENLTESLIGLGKALVILIVGWLVANICRSITTKAFQKTHLDNILAAKFLDSDEAKTPPVERWLGDFAFWIVLLFTLVAFFNALDLEAVSEPLNGLLEQITVFFPRIIGALILGALAWAIATLVKLVSSKALGESGLSQKLGLTSEDDDSEKATNAANNLGETIGNALYWFIFLLFLPSILNTLGLQGTLEPVQGLLDQILLVLPNVLGAVIIGTVGWVVAKIVSQVVTNLADGIGIDSLGERFGLRGGEGRQNLADILGVFVYVLILIPVAITALDALQINAISEPATAMLDQVMALLPKLFAASVVMVLAFVAGQYVANLVSSLLSSIGFDNLFELLGFNLNSPQDSVDQSVEVEGEPKANLPTGVALKTPSQLGGIIVLVGIMLVATLTAVDILQIAALTTVMGVILQVAAQVLIGLVIFTFGLYLANLAFKLITSTGTHQSRLLGHTARISILVLVSAMALQQMGIAPNIVNLAFGLLTGGIAVAIALAFGLGGREVAGEKLRQWLDSFDEDK from the coding sequence ATGTTTAGATCAGGAATTTTTCTGGAACTTCCAATACTCTCCAAGACAGCACCATTGCTGAGTCAAATTGCCGGTGATACGGCAAATATTGTCGGTGTAGCCGGAGAGAATCTAACGGAATCCCTAATTGGCTTGGGTAAAGCCCTGGTAATCCTAATTGTCGGTTGGTTGGTGGCCAATATCTGCAGAAGTATTACCACCAAAGCATTCCAAAAAACCCATTTGGACAATATCCTTGCCGCTAAATTTCTCGATAGCGACGAAGCCAAAACTCCCCCTGTGGAGCGATGGTTGGGAGACTTTGCTTTTTGGATTGTGCTCCTATTCACCCTAGTAGCTTTTTTTAATGCTCTGGATCTAGAAGCAGTATCGGAACCTTTGAACGGTCTGCTTGAACAAATTACTGTTTTCTTCCCAAGAATTATTGGGGCTTTAATTTTAGGTGCCTTGGCCTGGGCGATCGCCACTTTGGTTAAGCTTGTTTCCAGCAAGGCCCTGGGAGAATCGGGTTTATCCCAAAAACTGGGCCTGACATCCGAGGACGATGACTCAGAAAAAGCCACCAACGCCGCCAATAACTTGGGGGAAACCATCGGCAATGCCCTGTACTGGTTTATTTTTCTATTGTTCCTACCTTCCATTCTCAACACCTTGGGATTACAGGGAACTTTAGAGCCAGTGCAGGGATTGTTAGACCAAATCCTACTGGTACTGCCCAACGTCCTCGGCGCAGTCATTATCGGCACCGTGGGCTGGGTGGTGGCCAAAATTGTCAGTCAAGTGGTTACTAATTTGGCCGATGGCATCGGCATTGATAGTTTAGGAGAGCGTTTCGGACTGCGGGGGGGAGAAGGTCGCCAAAATTTGGCCGATATTCTCGGTGTTTTTGTTTATGTACTAATCTTGATTCCGGTGGCCATCACAGCCCTGGATGCATTACAGATTAACGCCATTTCTGAGCCAGCCACCGCCATGCTTGACCAGGTAATGGCTTTGTTACCCAAACTTTTTGCCGCCAGTGTGGTCATGGTTTTAGCCTTTGTGGCGGGGCAGTACGTTGCTAACCTAGTTAGTAGCCTGTTGAGTTCCATTGGTTTTGACAATCTCTTTGAACTGCTTGGCTTTAATCTCAATAGTCCTCAGGATTCCGTTGACCAATCCGTTGAAGTGGAGGGGGAACCTAAGGCAAACCTTCCCACTGGCGTGGCATTGAAAACTCCCTCCCAGTTGGGGGGCATCATCGTCCTAGTGGGCATCATGTTAGTGGCGACCCTAACGGCGGTGGATATTCTGCAAATTGCCGCCCTCACCACGGTGATGGGGGTCATTCTCCAGGTGGCGGCCCAGGTGTTAATTGGCTTGGTAATTTTCACCTTTGGTCTCTATCTGGCCAATTTGGCGTTTAAGTTAATTACCAGCACCGGCACCCATCAATCCCGCTTACTTGGCCACACCGCCCGTATTTCCATTCTGGTATTGGTTTCGGCCATGGCTCTGCAACAAATGGGCATTGCCCCCAATATTGTTAATTTAGCCTTTGGTCTTTTGACTGGTGGTATTGCCGTGGCGATCGCCTTAGCGTTTGGGCTTGGGGGTCGGGAAGTTGCCGGGGAAAAACTTCGTCAATGGCTGGATTCCTTTGATGAAGACAAGTAG
- a CDS encoding recombinase family protein: MAEIIWLEGLSLSGKTHRLTQLYGQWWRGLEFRRGLDQPILALVLAANGQTRRRLSRSLEGEIGGDAPVMGKTPLGMMREDVHLFWPLLLEEGITQQLFPAQLRPETEQWLAMEQWQSQYPGRDNSLNAAQRSRLVRNLLDLGQLAGAAGWSDRQVLTRLTAGKIRVTPGEITAEEAIAFWQHWQQWCLEKGFLTYGLIFHCYGQYLLKKPQYQQYLRQRYDAIFADDVDDYPAIAVDLFNQLRPHCSWAVFSFNPDGQVRLGLNADPNALAMLAQGAKVERLERPTGIAPQLSAQVLTLLKDPRSPDILPPQVQALQTFSRAQLLRQTADKIIAAIHQGEIKPQDIAIIAPGLDEIARYSFLEIFNKAGIDIIALNEQRPLTSAPLIRSLLTLLALVYDLGEWARREQVAEMLVMLSERRSGGHIKLAIDPVRAGLLADTCYAINPQTPALMPIEQYPRWDRFGYQASQAYGALRDWLTKQKQALIQETLSPVTMLDRAIREQLPPEHQLTYGELTSLRELMETLQHFWRVQGKLQSDACRDGESLPQIKEKLALFLQLLGQGTVTAQPRPDIPDWLPPPPAITLATIYQYRSLRSQHRWHFWLDAGDRLWEMGGASQLFGSPLLIRHREPKPWTEPEQLQWDQERFERIVRDLLARVTEKLVLCHSEISVRGTEQVGRLLNIIQRAHNL; encoded by the coding sequence TTGGCAGAAATAATCTGGCTAGAAGGGCTATCGCTCAGCGGTAAAACCCATCGATTAACCCAGTTATATGGCCAGTGGTGGCGAGGTTTAGAATTTCGCCGGGGTCTGGATCAACCGATTTTGGCTTTGGTATTGGCGGCTAATGGCCAAACCCGACGACGCTTAAGCCGCAGTTTGGAGGGGGAAATCGGCGGCGACGCACCGGTAATGGGCAAAACTCCCCTGGGAATGATGAGGGAGGATGTGCATTTATTTTGGCCGCTATTGCTAGAGGAAGGGATTACCCAGCAACTTTTTCCTGCCCAGTTGCGACCGGAAACAGAACAATGGTTAGCGATGGAACAATGGCAGAGTCAATATCCAGGGCGAGATAACTCCCTAAATGCGGCCCAGAGGTCTAGGTTAGTCCGTAATTTACTGGATTTGGGCCAGTTGGCGGGGGCGGCAGGTTGGTCCGATCGCCAGGTGCTGACACGATTGACAGCGGGGAAAATCCGGGTAACCCCAGGAGAAATTACCGCAGAAGAGGCGATCGCCTTTTGGCAACATTGGCAGCAATGGTGTTTGGAAAAAGGATTTTTAACCTATGGGCTAATTTTTCACTGTTATGGGCAATATTTACTGAAAAAGCCGCAATACCAGCAGTATTTACGCCAACGCTACGACGCAATTTTTGCTGATGACGTGGACGACTATCCGGCGATCGCCGTGGATTTGTTTAATCAGTTGCGACCCCATTGTTCCTGGGCTGTATTTAGTTTTAACCCAGATGGTCAGGTGCGCTTGGGATTAAACGCCGATCCCAATGCGTTGGCGATGCTTGCCCAGGGAGCTAAGGTGGAACGGTTGGAACGACCAACGGGCATTGCCCCCCAGTTATCGGCCCAAGTGTTGACCCTGCTCAAAGACCCCCGATCACCGGATATATTGCCTCCCCAGGTGCAAGCTTTACAAACTTTTTCCCGGGCCCAACTGCTACGGCAAACGGCGGATAAGATCATTGCAGCGATTCACCAAGGAGAAATCAAGCCCCAAGACATTGCCATCATCGCCCCCGGTCTGGACGAAATTGCCCGCTACAGTTTTTTAGAAATTTTTAACAAAGCTGGCATCGACATCATTGCCCTCAATGAGCAACGCCCCCTCACCAGTGCCCCCTTAATTCGCAGTTTATTAACTTTGTTGGCTCTGGTGTATGACCTGGGGGAATGGGCCCGCCGGGAGCAGGTGGCGGAAATGTTGGTGATGCTGAGTGAACGGCGTTCTGGAGGTCACATCAAGCTGGCGATCGATCCTGTGCGGGCAGGGCTATTGGCAGACACTTGCTACGCCATTAACCCCCAAACTCCGGCCCTGATGCCCATAGAGCAATATCCCCGCTGGGATCGTTTCGGCTACCAAGCCAGCCAAGCCTATGGCGCTTTACGGGATTGGTTGACCAAGCAAAAACAAGCCCTAATTCAGGAAACTTTGTCGCCGGTCACCATGCTAGATAGAGCGATCCGTGAACAACTTCCCCCAGAACATCAACTCACCTATGGGGAATTAACTTCCCTACGGGAACTGATGGAAACTCTCCAGCACTTTTGGCGGGTGCAGGGCAAACTCCAAAGCGATGCTTGCCGTGACGGGGAAAGTCTACCCCAGATCAAGGAAAAGCTGGCCCTATTTTTACAACTGCTCGGTCAAGGTACGGTTACTGCTCAGCCCCGACCGGATATTCCCGACTGGCTACCCCCACCGCCGGCTATTACCCTGGCGACCATTTATCAATATCGTTCCCTCCGTAGCCAACACCGCTGGCACTTCTGGCTTGATGCTGGCGATCGCCTCTGGGAAATGGGGGGAGCATCCCAGTTGTTTGGATCACCACTGTTAATACGCCATCGAGAACCCAAGCCCTGGACAGAACCGGAACAATTACAGTGGGACCAGGAACGCTTTGAGCGAATCGTGCGGGATTTATTAGCCAGGGTGACGGAAAAACTAGTGCTCTGTCACAGTGAAATTAGTGTGCGCGGCACAGAACAGGTGGGTAGGCTCTTAAATATTATCCAACGGGCCCACAACCTATAG
- a CDS encoding DUF4278 domain-containing protein, whose translation MQLSYRGVSYDYNPPKVETEVLGLVGSYRGLDYRFRRTTAKNVIQPNVNLTYRGVSFNPARDLQPELYTASKKVEVAAAPSQISFQDRVRARLHSKTQAIKKRQQSLLVRLAEEIGLNTNQAVNSAVRIQGKVLANFRSDYASQGVAMS comes from the coding sequence ATGCAATTAAGTTACCGTGGAGTCAGTTACGACTACAATCCCCCCAAAGTGGAAACCGAAGTTTTGGGTCTAGTCGGCAGTTACCGTGGTTTGGACTATCGTTTCCGCCGCACCACTGCCAAAAACGTTATTCAGCCCAATGTCAATTTAACCTATCGGGGAGTTTCCTTTAACCCCGCTCGGGATTTACAGCCCGAACTGTACACTGCCAGCAAAAAAGTGGAAGTCGCTGCGGCCCCCAGCCAAATTTCTTTCCAAGATCGGGTCCGGGCCCGTCTGCACAGCAAAACCCAGGCTATTAAAAAACGCCAGCAATCTTTGTTGGTACGTTTAGCCGAGGAAATTGGTTTGAATACGAACCAAGCTGTTAACAGTGCTGTCCGCATCCAAGGTAAAGTTTTGGCGAATTTTCGTTCCGACTATGCCAGTCAAGGCGTGGCCATGAGCTAG
- a CDS encoding bifunctional diguanylate cyclase/phosphodiesterase: MFIFPRLPRSLSENNFSQPEITTPASTEESNDYFERKQYIKQALTKAVTERGFSLDFQPQWDGQGINLVGVEALIRWQDHRLGSVSPTEFIPIAEEVGLVTAIGEWVLGAACRQYKMWQAQGVPPFLLGVNLSLQQLQKADFVETVQRILEETAMPPAQLQLEVTEGLIFKDLQHTIGVLCDLQRLGVRLAIDDFGTGYSSLSVLKELPVHTLKIDKSFLADLEMHQKAEVILESIINLGQRLHLIVVAEGVETESQLHLLQSLQCDVLQGFFFSCPLNEDRMTHYLHHCSPARTSTKAIAA, from the coding sequence ATGTTTATATTTCCACGCCTTCCCCGGTCTTTGTCTGAGAATAATTTTTCTCAGCCTGAGATTACCACTCCAGCTTCCACAGAGGAGAGCAATGATTATTTTGAGCGCAAGCAATATATTAAACAGGCTCTAACTAAAGCAGTGACAGAGCGTGGTTTCAGCCTGGATTTTCAACCCCAATGGGATGGGCAGGGAATTAATTTGGTGGGGGTAGAGGCCCTGATCCGCTGGCAAGATCATAGGTTGGGTAGTGTTTCCCCGACAGAGTTCATTCCCATAGCGGAGGAAGTGGGACTGGTGACGGCCATTGGCGAATGGGTGTTGGGAGCGGCTTGTCGTCAATATAAAATGTGGCAGGCCCAGGGGGTGCCTCCCTTTTTGTTGGGGGTGAATTTATCCTTGCAACAGTTGCAGAAAGCTGACTTTGTCGAGACAGTCCAGCGGATTTTGGAGGAAACGGCCATGCCCCCAGCCCAACTGCAGTTGGAGGTGACCGAAGGATTAATTTTTAAAGATTTACAGCACACTATTGGGGTTCTTTGTGACTTGCAACGGTTGGGAGTGCGTTTGGCGATCGATGATTTTGGTACTGGTTACTCTTCCCTATCGGTGCTGAAGGAACTACCTGTCCACACCCTAAAAATTGACAAGTCTTTTTTAGCGGATCTAGAGATGCACCAAAAGGCGGAAGTTATCCTCGAAAGCATCATCAACCTTGGCCAACGTTTGCATTTGATTGTGGTGGCGGAAGGTGTGGAAACGGAAAGCCAACTCCATTTACTTCAATCTTTGCAGTGTGATGTGCTCCAGGGCTTTTTCTTTAGTTGTCCCCTCAATGAAGACAGAATGACTCACTATCTCCACCATTGTTCTCCTGCCAGAACTTCGACCAAAGCGATCGCCGCTTAG
- a CDS encoding proton extrusion protein PcxA gives MDLTNWWQGATQWFGRSSQKSLEQAFRSALKIKEIEDQYFQGKKIGPENCDYSADTVTYFANQIQRHLRKIEQEIYHLNSDQEFVKILSLDPAVKQDPQTEYILDQLQFVDDILQRYDGELPLVNPPKKLPNGGVLDLPAIAANKQRQVNKKRREGFQYIRQEDTQQKVDTATQKSGVLPRSFLRTIDRLKQEMDPQSSDTEQKVLKQYRNSRYKTALSIKFVLTLIIVPLLAHQLTKTFFLLPSVESFFERNNEIVFINQSMEAEAYQELSHFEESLRFRELLGFGEKLSPAEKEEKLAEKAKEISETYRRVSTNAIANIFADIFSLVAFSLVLVNSKREIEVLKEFIDEIVYGLSDSAKAFLIILFTDMFVGFHSPHGWEVILASIARHFGLPENQDFNFLFIATFPVILDTVFKYWIFRYLNGISPSAVATYRNMNE, from the coding sequence ATGGATTTAACAAATTGGTGGCAAGGGGCAACCCAGTGGTTTGGCAGATCTTCACAAAAATCTCTGGAGCAAGCCTTCCGGTCTGCGCTAAAAATAAAGGAAATTGAAGATCAATACTTCCAAGGCAAAAAAATAGGGCCAGAAAATTGCGATTACAGTGCCGACACCGTCACCTATTTTGCTAACCAGATCCAAAGGCATCTGAGGAAAATAGAGCAGGAAATTTACCACCTCAACAGTGATCAAGAATTTGTCAAAATTTTGAGCCTAGATCCGGCAGTTAAACAGGATCCACAAACGGAATATATTCTCGATCAACTGCAATTTGTTGATGACATATTGCAACGCTACGACGGTGAACTCCCTCTGGTTAACCCCCCCAAGAAACTTCCCAATGGTGGTGTGCTAGATTTACCCGCCATAGCTGCTAACAAACAACGGCAAGTCAACAAAAAACGTCGGGAAGGTTTTCAATATATTCGACAGGAAGATACCCAACAAAAGGTGGACACTGCTACCCAAAAATCGGGTGTTTTACCCCGTTCTTTTTTACGCACCATCGACCGTCTGAAGCAGGAAATGGATCCCCAGTCCAGTGATACAGAGCAAAAAGTGCTCAAACAGTATCGCAATTCCCGCTATAAAACTGCCCTTTCCATTAAATTTGTTTTGACCTTAATTATTGTGCCCCTTCTAGCCCACCAATTAACTAAAACATTTTTTCTTTTGCCTTCGGTGGAATCATTTTTTGAGCGCAATAACGAAATTGTGTTCATTAACCAGAGTATGGAAGCAGAAGCCTATCAAGAATTGAGTCATTTTGAAGAATCCCTCCGCTTTCGAGAACTATTGGGTTTTGGCGAAAAACTTTCCCCGGCAGAAAAAGAGGAAAAGCTAGCGGAAAAAGCCAAGGAAATTTCCGAAACCTATCGCCGCGTCAGTACCAATGCGATCGCCAATATTTTTGCTGATATTTTTTCCCTGGTGGCTTTTTCGCTTGTTTTGGTCAACAGTAAACGGGAAATCGAAGTTTTAAAAGAATTTATTGACGAAATTGTCTATGGCTTGAGCGACTCGGCTAAAGCATTTTTGATTATTCTTTTTACGGATATGTTTGTTGGTTTCCACTCTCCCCACGGTTGGGAAGTAATTTTAGCCAGTATCGCCCGTCATTTTGGCTTGCCGGAAAATCAAGATTTTAACTTTCTTTTCATTGCTACTTTTCCGGTAATTTTAGACACAGTCTTTAAATATTGGATCTTCCGTTATTTGAATGGTATTTCCCCTTCCGCCGTGGCTACTTACCGCAATATGAATGAGTAA
- a CDS encoding Hsp20/alpha crystallin family protein produces MSLILYNPLREMDSFQKQMNQLFDEVFVPSERQGFNPKAELTETEEAYVLKLELPGISPDNLDIQATRDAVTVSGDRQDTHSTEKDGVRRTEFRYGSFHRVIPVPGAIQNSEVKANYDAGILTLTLPKVEEAKNKVVKVQLC; encoded by the coding sequence ATGTCTCTCATTCTTTACAATCCCCTGCGGGAAATGGATAGCTTCCAAAAGCAAATGAACCAACTGTTTGATGAGGTTTTTGTGCCCTCGGAGCGCCAAGGATTTAACCCTAAAGCAGAATTAACTGAAACCGAAGAAGCCTATGTGCTCAAGCTCGAATTGCCCGGCATTAGCCCCGATAATTTAGACATCCAAGCCACTAGGGATGCGGTGACCGTCAGCGGCGATCGCCAAGATACCCACAGCACTGAAAAAGATGGTGTGCGGCGTACCGAGTTTCGCTATGGCAGTTTTCACCGGGTCATTCCCGTGCCCGGGGCCATCCAAAATTCAGAAGTTAAAGCTAACTATGATGCTGGCATCTTAACTCTCACTTTACCCAAAGTGGAAGAAGCAAAAAATAAAGTAGTGAAAGTTCAATTGTGTTAA
- a CDS encoding response regulator — protein MTALTLPFFEDRAMANQLPLPRLPKSQDNEIKRAIPRELLEQLMAEQFTGQLVIRNPFDEFVDWQIYLGNGKIHFANSAVGNGKRLNYMLGKLFQQGHLQLPTQLDSDYNYICELWKRKYFSFQQTRSVLTQFTQEALVQALSLPKTEYRLDPNNKLRHLFLNLNLEQAVSPIEKKVSYWWELRSEINSPFQRPLVQDVRKLQGILTRSNFETTEEFWKIFQQSLEDLHCLYDIASATKLSTLQLAIAMRNLIKTGDITMLPYQEIAIDNRPLVVSVDENQTHQRIVEYTLEKSGYRVNTITDPFKALASLQGQNPHLILINADMEKMDGYQLASLCRKSPQLKGVPIMLMVENDNLVHNIKAKMSGVNDNLQKPFLPQDLLLKVKTNLRAVAIA, from the coding sequence ATGACCGCTTTGACCCTGCCCTTTTTCGAGGATCGTGCCATGGCTAATCAATTGCCGCTTCCTAGGCTTCCAAAATCTCAAGATAATGAGATTAAACGGGCAATTCCTCGGGAACTGTTGGAGCAGTTAATGGCCGAGCAATTCACTGGTCAATTGGTTATCCGCAATCCCTTTGACGAATTTGTTGATTGGCAGATTTACTTGGGCAACGGCAAGATACATTTTGCCAACAGCGCGGTGGGTAATGGCAAGCGTCTGAATTATATGTTGGGTAAGTTGTTCCAGCAGGGTCATCTGCAATTACCGACCCAGTTGGACAGTGATTACAACTATATCTGTGAGCTATGGAAAAGAAAATATTTTTCCTTTCAGCAAACCCGGTCAGTGTTAACCCAGTTTACCCAAGAGGCTCTAGTCCAGGCCCTTTCCCTACCCAAAACCGAGTATCGCCTAGATCCTAACAACAAATTAAGACATCTTTTTTTGAACCTAAATCTGGAGCAGGCGGTGAGTCCCATCGAAAAAAAGGTGAGCTACTGGTGGGAGCTACGCTCAGAGATTAACTCTCCCTTTCAACGGCCTTTGGTGCAGGATGTCCGGAAGTTGCAGGGGATTTTGACCAGATCTAATTTCGAGACCACAGAAGAATTCTGGAAAATTTTTCAGCAGAGTTTGGAGGATTTACACTGCCTTTATGACATTGCCAGTGCCACCAAATTGAGCACTCTTCAATTGGCGATCGCCATGCGAAACTTAATCAAGACGGGTGACATCACCATGCTCCCATATCAGGAAATTGCCATTGATAATCGTCCTTTGGTGGTCAGTGTGGATGAAAATCAAACTCACCAACGAATTGTTGAATATACCTTAGAAAAAAGCGGTTATCGAGTTAACACTATCACTGATCCATTTAAGGCTTTGGCTTCCCTCCAAGGTCAAAATCCTCATTTAATTTTGATTAACGCTGACATGGAAAAAATGGATGGCTATCAGTTGGCTTCCCTTTGTCGTAAATCTCCCCAACTCAAGGGGGTACCAATTATGTTGATGGTGGAGAATGACAATTTAGTCCATAACATCAAGGCAAAAATGTCTGGCGTTAATGATAATCTGCAAAAGCCTTTTTTACCCCAGGATTTATTACTAAAGGTCAAAACTAATTTGCGGGCAGTGGCCATAGCATAA